A stretch of DNA from Thermococcus sp.:
ATAAAGACGTTGGTGTCCAGGAGAAATTTAGAGGCCATAGAGCTCTTTCGCAACCCTATTCCCCTCTTTCTCGGTTTCTTCCTTTAGTTCGTCGAGATTGATGCCTTTGGCGTTCTTTATCATTTCTTCAAGCATCTTCCTGACGTCGAAGCGTTTCATGACTATCGTATCCCCATCTATCTCAGTTATCAGGAACTCTTCTCCGGGCTTTATGCCCATCCTTTTTCTGATATCCTTCGGAATGACCACCCTGCCTTTGGTGTCGACCTTAGTCAGTCCCACTTTTCCCACCAATCCCACATATGCATCAGGAATATTTAAGCTTTACAGTTCAAACGCTATCGCTTCTATAAGCTTTATCAGCGCCTCAAGGTCAGCCAGGTGGAGGGTCTCGACCTCGCTGTGGAGGTACCTTATCGGGACGCTCAGGGCCATGACCTCACTCTTATGCTGGAACACCGAGGCGTCCGTCCCGCCGCCTGTGACGCCTATCTGGAGGGGAATCTCGTTCCTGGACGCTATCTCGGCAACCTTTCTGGCCAGCTTCCTCGTGTAGATCGCGGAGTTGTCAACGGCCCTTATCACAGCGCCACCGCCGAGCCTCACATCGCCGGTTATGTCCCCGCAGCAGGCAAAGGAGTCGATGGCAAAGGCGTACTTTGGAGTGTAATGCTCGGCCAGGAACTTTGCTCCCTTGAGGCCTATCTCCTCCTGCACGGTGAAGGCGAAGATCCACTTCCCCTCCAGGTCGTGGTCAACGAGGTCCTTGATCGCCTCCACGAGGGCGACAACCCCAAAGCGGTCATCCAGAGAACGGGTCGAGATGTAGCGGTTGTTGAGAACCGCGAAGTGCTTCTTAAAGACCGCGTAGTCCAGCACCTTGACCCCAAGCGCTTCCGCCTCCTCCCTGCTCTCGGCACCTATGTCTATGACCAGCCTGCTCCATGGAACCGTGTCGAACTTCCTTTCGAGGTTGAGGTGCACCGGAAGCGCTCCAATGACGCCGTCGAGCTTTCCGTTCTCGGTTATGACGTCGAGATGTCTTCCGTAGAGGAGCCTGTCGTCTATTCCACCGATTTTCCTGAAGGTGAGCCTTCCGTCCGGCCTTACACCTGTTATCAGAAGGCCTATCTCGTCCATGTGGGCCATGAAGACCCCCTTAAGCTCGCCCTCGCCGAGCTCGACGACGAGGTTTCCAATCGTGTCGACCGTGTAGTCGGCGTAGGGTTCAACCCACTCGGCTATCTTTTCCCGTATCCTCTCCTCATAGCCCGAAATACCGGGGATCCCGGTTATTTCCCTCAGCTCCTCGACAAGCATCACAACCACCTCAAAGCATCTTAACCTCCTCTGGGGAGCGTATCTCAACCACCTCGCGGTTCACGAGCGTTTCCGGGACTTCCCCGCGGAGAACCGCGAGGAGATTCCTAACGGCCTGGAAGCCCATGTCCTCCATGGCCTCCCTCGAAAGGCCGGCGTGATGGGGGGTCAGAACTGTCTCCCACTCGTACTTAAACAGCTCGTGCTTCTGTACTGGCTCATTCTCAAAGACGTCCGTTGCGTAGCCCTTGAGTTTGCCCTCTTCGATGGCCTTGACAATAGCTTTCTCGTCCACCAGCGTGCCGCGCCCTATGTTCACCAGGTACTTGCCTTCAAGGAGTTCGATCCTTTCCTTGTTGATTATGTGGTAGGTCTCGGGCGTTGCCGGGAGGGCGAGTATAACGATGTCGCTCTTCCTCAGGACGTCTTCGAGCGGCATGTACCTGGCCCCAACTTCCTGTTCGATATCGGGCTTCCGGGAGCGGGACCAGTAGAGTATCTCCGTCCCCATGGCCTTCATTCTCCTTGCTATGGCCTTCCCGATGGCGCCCATGCCGAGGATTCCGACCTTCTTGCCGTAGACGGTCTCTATGTCCTTGAAGCTGCTCCATATCACGGCATGGCTCTCCCACTTCCCGGAGCGGATGAGTTTGTCGGTGTAGGCTATCTTCCTGAGGAGTGCTATGGCCAGGCCGATGGCAAACTCCGCAACGGCCTCGCTCAGGACGCCGGATACCTTGGTGACGTATATCCCCCTCTCGGTTGCGGCCTTAACGTCAACGTGGTCGTAGCCGGCGGAATGACAGCTGATGACCTTAAGCCTCCCGGCTCTCTCGATGACCTCGCGTGGAAACCTGTTCAACGGGGAGATTATTACGCCATCAAACTCTCCTATCCTCTCCCTGAGCTCCTCCACGCTTGGATACAGGACAAACTCGACGTCCGCATATTTCCTGAGCTCCTCAACGGGCTTGCTCTTCATCTTAAAGAGAACGGCCACCTTCGGCCTCATGGTATCACCTTAAGATGCTTATCGAAACGACCCTAATAAGGTTTTTGCATGGGATTCGTCAAAAAGCCGAGCCGCCACCGGGAAAACTTAAAAACTTTTCCGGTTTCTCCCTTTAGGTGGTGTAGATGGGTAAGGTGGAGAGGAAGAAGTGGAGCGAGGAGTTCAGTGAGTGGTACAACGAGCTGATTGAGACGGCTGGAATCCAGGACAAGCGCTATCCGGTCAAGGGGATGAACATCTGGCTCCCGTATGGGCTGAAAATCATGAGAAACATCGAGAGGTTCATACACTCCGAGATGGAGAGGACCGGGCACAACGAGGTTCTGTTCCCGGCGCTCATCCCTGAGACCGAGTTCCAGAAGGAGGCCGAGCACATAGCAGGCTTCGAGGGAGAGGTGTTTTGGGTAACCCACGCAGGCCACGACCCCCTCGACGTCAGGCTCATCCTGAGGCCAACGAGCGAGACGGCTATGTACTCGATGTTCTCCCTGTGGATCCGCTCCCACGCGGATTTGCCCTTCAAAATCTACCAGATAGTGAACGTTTACCGCTACGAGACCAAGCACACGAGGCCTCTGATCAGGGTCAGAGAAATAAGCCGCTTTTTTGAGTCGCACACCGCTCACGACAGCTACGAGGACGCGGAGAGGCAGATAAAGGAGGATCTTGAGATATTTGACAGGCTTGCAAAGTTCTTGGCCCTGCCATACATAGTCTCCAAGCGCCCCGACTGGGACAAGTTCCCCGGTGCCTACTACTCCCTCGGAGCCGAGGTCATGATGCCCGACGGCAGGACGCTCCAGATAGGCACCATGCACAATTACCGCCAGAACTTCGCAAGGGCCTACAACATCCAGTACGAGACTGAGAGTGGAGACCACGAGTACGTCCACCAGACCACCTTCGGAATGAGCGAGCGCCTTCTCGCGGCCGTCATAGCCATACACGGCGACGACAGGGGAATGGTTCTGCCCCCCACTATAGCCCCGATACAGGTTGTGATCGTGCCAATTCCCAAGAAGGACGCCGAGGCTGACGTCTTCGCCTACGCTCGCGAGATAGCGGAGGAGCTAAGAACAGCAGGTCTCAGGGTGCACGTTGACGAGCGCGACATAAGACCGGGAAGAAAGTTCTATGACTGGGAGCTCAAGGGGGTTCCCCTCCGCGTGGAAGTTGGCCCGAGGGACGTCGAGGGCAAGAAGGCCGTCCTTGCGAGGCGGGATACCCTTGAGAAGGTCACGGTCGAACGCGAGGCCATCGTTGACGAAGTCAGAATGATTCTGGATGACATTCACGAGAACCTCCACAGCAGGGCAAAGGAGTTCCTTGAGAGCCACATAAAGCGCGTTGAGACCATTGAGGAAGCCAAGGCCGTTTTCGAGGACAGGCGCGGAATAGTGGAGATAGCCTGGTGCGGTGAAGAGAGCTGCGGTCTTGAGATGGAGGAGATACTTGACGCCAAGATGCTTGGAACGCCCTACCCGGAGGAGAAAGCCAGGATAGAGGGTAAGAAGTGTCCGGTCTGCGGGAGGGAAGCCAAGTTCGTGGCAAGGTTTGCAAGAACTTACTGACCTCTTCTTTCAACATTTATCCTTAGTTCAGGGGAATAAAAGAAGAGAAATCATGAGGTCTGATTCTCAGGGAGAGCGAGCGCCTCTTCAAGAACCTCAACGGCCTGGCTTATGTAGAGGTAGGCCTTCCTTATGTGGACGCTGAAGACGACCCAGCGGAACGTCTGGGTCTCCTGAGGAATTCCGTAGGTTATCGCTTGGCTGTACTCGGCGCTTGCGTTGTTGTAAAGCTCCATCGCAAGGGCAAGGGTCTCGTTGCTGACGTTCATCTGGACGCTGAGGTTGTAGAGCTCGCTGAACTTCTGCTCATCGCTCTGGTACAGGTAGTACCAGGCGATTGACTGCTTGACGAAGTTTTCGTAATTCCACGTGGTGGCACCCGCAATGGGAACGAGCGCCAGGAAAAGCAGGGCAATGATTGCAGCAGCCTTCTTCATGGTTTCACCTCCGATGTGTACTAATCTGGCGGGATTTTTAAATTCTTCCCCTCCCCAACCTTTAAAAAAGGAAGGTGGAATGCACCACCATGATTCTGGGAATCCACGACGGTCACGACGCCGGTGCGGTACTCATAAATGGAGACAGGGTATTCGCCGTCAACGAGGAAAGGCTCAACAGGGTCAAAAAATACCGGGGCTTCCCCATCCT
This window harbors:
- a CDS encoding AbrB/MazE/SpoVT family DNA-binding domain-containing protein yields the protein MGKVGLTKVDTKGRVVIPKDIRKRMGIKPGEEFLITEIDGDTIVMKRFDVRKMLEEMIKNAKGINLDELKEETEKEGNRVAKELYGL
- a CDS encoding M42 family metallopeptidase, producing the protein MLVEELREITGIPGISGYEERIREKIAEWVEPYADYTVDTIGNLVVELGEGELKGVFMAHMDEIGLLITGVRPDGRLTFRKIGGIDDRLLYGRHLDVITENGKLDGVIGALPVHLNLERKFDTVPWSRLVIDIGAESREEAEALGVKVLDYAVFKKHFAVLNNRYISTRSLDDRFGVVALVEAIKDLVDHDLEGKWIFAFTVQEEIGLKGAKFLAEHYTPKYAFAIDSFACCGDITGDVRLGGGAVIRAVDNSAIYTRKLARKVAEIASRNEIPLQIGVTGGGTDASVFQHKSEVMALSVPIRYLHSEVETLHLADLEALIKLIEAIAFEL
- a CDS encoding 2-hydroxyacid dehydrogenase; translation: MRPKVAVLFKMKSKPVEELRKYADVEFVLYPSVEELRERIGEFDGVIISPLNRFPREVIERAGRLKVISCHSAGYDHVDVKAATERGIYVTKVSGVLSEAVAEFAIGLAIALLRKIAYTDKLIRSGKWESHAVIWSSFKDIETVYGKKVGILGMGAIGKAIARRMKAMGTEILYWSRSRKPDIEQEVGARYMPLEDVLRKSDIVILALPATPETYHIINKERIELLEGKYLVNIGRGTLVDEKAIVKAIEEGKLKGYATDVFENEPVQKHELFKYEWETVLTPHHAGLSREAMEDMGFQAVRNLLAVLRGEVPETLVNREVVEIRSPEEVKML
- the proS gene encoding proline--tRNA ligase, which codes for MGKVERKKWSEEFSEWYNELIETAGIQDKRYPVKGMNIWLPYGLKIMRNIERFIHSEMERTGHNEVLFPALIPETEFQKEAEHIAGFEGEVFWVTHAGHDPLDVRLILRPTSETAMYSMFSLWIRSHADLPFKIYQIVNVYRYETKHTRPLIRVREISRFFESHTAHDSYEDAERQIKEDLEIFDRLAKFLALPYIVSKRPDWDKFPGAYYSLGAEVMMPDGRTLQIGTMHNYRQNFARAYNIQYETESGDHEYVHQTTFGMSERLLAAVIAIHGDDRGMVLPPTIAPIQVVIVPIPKKDAEADVFAYAREIAEELRTAGLRVHVDERDIRPGRKFYDWELKGVPLRVEVGPRDVEGKKAVLARRDTLEKVTVEREAIVDEVRMILDDIHENLHSRAKEFLESHIKRVETIEEAKAVFEDRRGIVEIAWCGEESCGLEMEEILDAKMLGTPYPEEKARIEGKKCPVCGREAKFVARFARTY
- a CDS encoding pyrolysin; its protein translation is MKKAAAIIALLFLALVPIAGATTWNYENFVKQSIAWYYLYQSDEQKFSELYNLSVQMNVSNETLALAMELYNNASAEYSQAITYGIPQETQTFRWVVFSVHIRKAYLYISQAVEVLEEALALPENQTS